From a region of the Oryzias melastigma strain HK-1 linkage group LG4, ASM292280v2, whole genome shotgun sequence genome:
- the tmem44 gene encoding transmembrane protein 44 isoform X2 yields the protein MSGSSVPGGTRGSSSFLSSQAAFWLAWFSTCFTHDADKLCAPAGLTLLSALLLLLSCFLVLYLRCQFPGEYSGETLLVLYCFLGDLCSAMGAIMSRQLHIQVFMGSFAAVLDAFSCVLCCFPVFLCWNSEAHRRLRMAKRRRRQHLLAVGVLMVVAGGFLKSRVTEPPSFRSVRGRKLLHSGLQPPSWSLLMDNSEILGYTLGLLSFVIACTSRFPALCRAILVIYSCKRATRQRRMKFGPDMESLLGGSGISAEHTGVSNQQKKPSSNISDQTKVFTNVLDCIRQYSTFPVKMKNIQKRTEMGQYMDVRIHPAKQISLKEAMMGKERVEGGALCSRVRLVRAGSLCSSDTSYDSSADSSDLEWDFGAAISQWSKPAVKLQQGDEFPLQDWPANPKPLSICTCAEPPKKTLCASEECSPAVI from the exons aTGTCGGGCAGCTCGGTGCCCGGAGGCAccagaggcagcagcagcttcctgtccaGCCAGGCCGCGTTTTGGCTCGCGTGGTTCTCCACCTGCTTCACTCACGACGCGGACAAACTGTGCGCACCTGCCGGCCTCACGTTGCTGTCTGCGTTGCTCCTGCTACTGTCGTGTTTTCT GGTTTTGTATCTGAGGTGCCAGTTTCCAGGGGAGTATTCAGGAGAGACCCTCCTGGTTCTCTACTGCTTCCTTGGTGACCTGTGCAGCGCGATGGGAGCCATAATGTCCAGGCAGCTGCACATTCAG GTTTTCATGGGCTCTTTTGCAGCTGTTCTGGATGCTTTCAGCTGCGTTTTGTGCTGCTTTCCTGTATTCCTGTGTTGGAACTCAGAAGCAC ACAGGCGCTTGAGGATGGCGAAGAGGCGCCGGAGGCAGCATCTTCTGGCCGTTGGGGTGCTGATGGTGGTGGCAGGAGGTTTTTTGAAGTCCAGGGTCACTGAGCCTCCCTCATTCAGATCTGTCAGAGGAAGGAAGCTGCTGCATTCTGGTCTGCAGCCTCCCAGCTGGAGTCTGTTAATG GACAACAGTGAAATCCTTGGCTACACTCTGGGCCTTCTGTCCTTCGTCATCGCCTGTACCTCCAGGTTTCCCGCGCTCTGCAGAGCA ATTTTGGTCATCTACAGTTGTAAGAGAGCAACAAGGCAGCGGCGGATGAAGTTTGGTCCGGACATGGAAAGTCTTttaggtggttcgggcatcagTGCAGAGCATACCGGGGTCTCAAATCAACAGAAGAAACCGAGTTCCAACATCTCTGATCAAACAAAG GTCTTTACTAATGTCTTGGATTGCATTCGCCAGTATTCAACTTTtcctgtaaaaatgaaaaatattcagaagAGGACCGAGATGGGTCAGTATATGGACGTCCGTATTCACCCTGCAAAA CAAATCTCTCTTAAAGAAGCGATGATGGGCAAGGAGAGGGTGGAGGGCGGAGCTCTGTGCAGCAGGGTCCGCCTGGTCAGAGCTGGCAGCCTCTGCTCCTCAGATACGTCCTATGACTCCTCCGCTGACAGCTCTGATCTGGAG TGGGATTTTGGAGCAGCAATTTCCCAGTGGAGTAAACCAGCAGTGAAACTCCAGCAGGGAGACGAGTTCCCCCTTCAAGACTGGCCAGCAAACCCCAAACCCCTCAGCATCTGCACGTGCGCCGAACCCCCAAAGAAAACACTGTGTGCGTCAGAGGAGTGCAGCCCTGCTGTAATCTGA
- the tmem44 gene encoding transmembrane protein 44 isoform X1, with protein sequence MSGSSVPGGTRGSSSFLSSQAAFWLAWFSTCFTHDADKLCAPAGLTLLSALLLLLSCFLVLYLRCQFPGEYSGETLLVLYCFLGDLCSAMGAIMSRQLHIQVFMGSFAAVLDAFSCVLCCFPVFLCWNSEAHRRLRMAKRRRRQHLLAVGVLMVVAGGFLKSRVTEPPSFRSVRGRKLLHSGLQPPSWSLLMDNSEILGYTLGLLSFVIACTSRFPALCRATKGQKFTRSYIFSRLLCSVSGALYTAAILLYNTQFGFLLRVLPWLLSATSCVLLDLIILVIYSCKRATRQRRMKFGPDMESLLGGSGISAEHTGVSNQQKKPSSNISDQTKVFTNVLDCIRQYSTFPVKMKNIQKRTEMGQYMDVRIHPAKQISLKEAMMGKERVEGGALCSRVRLVRAGSLCSSDTSYDSSADSSDLEWDFGAAISQWSKPAVKLQQGDEFPLQDWPANPKPLSICTCAEPPKKTLCASEECSPAVI encoded by the exons aTGTCGGGCAGCTCGGTGCCCGGAGGCAccagaggcagcagcagcttcctgtccaGCCAGGCCGCGTTTTGGCTCGCGTGGTTCTCCACCTGCTTCACTCACGACGCGGACAAACTGTGCGCACCTGCCGGCCTCACGTTGCTGTCTGCGTTGCTCCTGCTACTGTCGTGTTTTCT GGTTTTGTATCTGAGGTGCCAGTTTCCAGGGGAGTATTCAGGAGAGACCCTCCTGGTTCTCTACTGCTTCCTTGGTGACCTGTGCAGCGCGATGGGAGCCATAATGTCCAGGCAGCTGCACATTCAG GTTTTCATGGGCTCTTTTGCAGCTGTTCTGGATGCTTTCAGCTGCGTTTTGTGCTGCTTTCCTGTATTCCTGTGTTGGAACTCAGAAGCAC ACAGGCGCTTGAGGATGGCGAAGAGGCGCCGGAGGCAGCATCTTCTGGCCGTTGGGGTGCTGATGGTGGTGGCAGGAGGTTTTTTGAAGTCCAGGGTCACTGAGCCTCCCTCATTCAGATCTGTCAGAGGAAGGAAGCTGCTGCATTCTGGTCTGCAGCCTCCCAGCTGGAGTCTGTTAATG GACAACAGTGAAATCCTTGGCTACACTCTGGGCCTTCTGTCCTTCGTCATCGCCTGTACCTCCAGGTTTCCCGCGCTCTGCAGAGCA ACCAAAGGTCAGAAGTTTACCCGATCCTACATTTTCTCGAGGCTACTGTGCTCGGTGTCAGGCGCTCTCTACACTGCAGCCATCCTCCTCTATAACACTCAGTTTGGGTTTCTCCTGAGAGTCCTACCATGGCTTCTGTCTGCAACTAGTTGTGTACTTTTGGACCTCATT ATTTTGGTCATCTACAGTTGTAAGAGAGCAACAAGGCAGCGGCGGATGAAGTTTGGTCCGGACATGGAAAGTCTTttaggtggttcgggcatcagTGCAGAGCATACCGGGGTCTCAAATCAACAGAAGAAACCGAGTTCCAACATCTCTGATCAAACAAAG GTCTTTACTAATGTCTTGGATTGCATTCGCCAGTATTCAACTTTtcctgtaaaaatgaaaaatattcagaagAGGACCGAGATGGGTCAGTATATGGACGTCCGTATTCACCCTGCAAAA CAAATCTCTCTTAAAGAAGCGATGATGGGCAAGGAGAGGGTGGAGGGCGGAGCTCTGTGCAGCAGGGTCCGCCTGGTCAGAGCTGGCAGCCTCTGCTCCTCAGATACGTCCTATGACTCCTCCGCTGACAGCTCTGATCTGGAG TGGGATTTTGGAGCAGCAATTTCCCAGTGGAGTAAACCAGCAGTGAAACTCCAGCAGGGAGACGAGTTCCCCCTTCAAGACTGGCCAGCAAACCCCAAACCCCTCAGCATCTGCACGTGCGCCGAACCCCCAAAGAAAACACTGTGTGCGTCAGAGGAGTGCAGCCCTGCTGTAATCTGA
- the lsg1 gene encoding large subunit GTPase 1 homolog isoform X1, which translates to MGKKKAGGGVGLGRALIKERLQASRGNKRGDSWLHTSELNDGYDWGRLNLQSVTEQSSMDDFLATAELAGTEFVAEKLNIEFVPAEARAGILRKEEKIRLRKLHEENKHFLRIPRRPHWDESTSPEALQQDEKDSFLLWRRTLAKLEEEQKLILTPFEKNLEFWRQLWRVIERSDIVVQIVDARNPSLFRCADLESYVKEVSPDKVNMLLVNKADLLSREQRKIWARFFEKEGLRAVFWSALAEGNRLDAEEKGMEVDDPECGESDPEEDELPCNEDLSNKGAAGENVGNQEESEEEENPQESVTVDEEDWHTCSEDEEEGDGGTPTSSNQTFHNSSRLLRKDELLDIFKAVHKGPKCKEGQLTVGLVGYPNVGKSSTINTILRNKKVSVSATPGHTKHFQTLYVEPGLCLCDCPGLVMPSFVSTKAEMICSGILPIDQMRDHVPAISHVCQTIPRHVLEGTYGINIIRPREDEDPDRPPTSEELLTAYGYMRGFMTSHGQPDQPRSARYILKDYVNGKLLFCHPPPHIKAEDFQPQHSKFQRRDADMSHFSTATNTQGKIKRIENVVDKNFFHQENVRALTKGVQSIMGYKPGSGPVAQDSSKPQQGKPWKMHGNKNKKQKLRRSTKHLDA; encoded by the exons ATGGGGAAGAAAAAGGCCGGCGGGGGAGTGGGACTGGGGAGAGCTCTGATCAAAGAAAGGCTCCAAGCAAGCCGAGGAAACAAGAGAGGGGACTCGTGG CTACATACAAGTGAACTGAACGATGGCTACGACTGGGGGCGACTAAACCTCCAATCAGTGACAGAGCAGAGCTCTATGGATGACTTTCTGGCCACTGCTGAGTTAGCAGGGACAGAGTTTGTTGCAg AGAAACTCAACATTGAATTTGTGCCAGCTGAAGCCAGAGCTGGCATAttgagaaaagaggagaaaattcGGCTGAGGAAGCTGCacgaagaaaataaacatttcttaagAATTCCTCGTCG TCCACATTGGGATGAAAGTACAAGTCCAGAAGCGCTTCAGCAGGACGAAAAAGACAGCTTCTTGCTGTGGAGAAGAACACTTGCAAA acTGGAAGAGGAACAGAAGTTAATTCTGACCCCATTTGAGAAAAATCTTGAATTCTGGAGGCAGCTGTGGAGAGTGATTGAGAGAAG TGACATCGTTGTCCAGATTGTTGATGCCAGAAATCCTTCACTGTTCAGATGTGCTGATCTG GAGTCGTATGTGAAGGAAGTGTCGCCAGATAAAGTGAACATGCTTCTAGTGAACAAGGCCGACCTCCTGAGCAGAGAGCAGAGAAAAATCTGGGCCAGATTCTTTGAGAAAGAGGGTCTGAGAGCAGTTTTCTGGTCTGCACTTGCTGAAGGGAACAGGCTGGATGCAGAAGAAAAG GGCATGGAAGTGGATGATCCAGAGTGTGGAGAGAGTGATCCAGAGGAAGACGAACTGCCTTGTAATGAAGACTTAAGCAATAAAGGAGCAGCTGGTGAAAATGTGGGAAATCAGGAAGAGAGTGAGGAAGAGGAAAACCCACAGGAAAGTGTAACTGTTGATGAAGAGGACTGGCACACGTGCTcagaagatgaagaggaaggAGATGGAGGAACTCCCACATCATCCAATCAAACATTCCACAATTCCAGTCGACTTCTACGTAAGGATGAGCTGCTCGACATTTTTAAGGCTGTGCACAAAGGACCCAAATGTAAAGAGGGACAGCTGACAGTTGGACTG GTAGGATATCCCAACGTAGGAAAAAGTTCCACCATCAACACTATTTTAAGGAACAAGAAGGTTTCCGTATCAGCCACACCTGGACACACTAAGCACTTTCAG aCTTTGTATGTGGAGCCGGGCCTGTGCCTCTGTGACTGCCCTGGTTTGGTGATGCCCTCCTTCGTTTCCACCAAAGCTGAGATGATCTGCTCAGGGATTCTGCCCATAGACCAGATGAGAGATCACGTACCTGCAATCTCCCAT GTGTGCCAGACGATTCCTCGGCATGTGTTAGAAGGCACATATGGGATTAACATCATCAGACCACGAGAGGATGAAGATCCTGACAGGCCTCCCACCTCAGAAGAGCTGCTGACAGCGTACGGAT ACATGAGGGGTTTTATGACGTCACACGGGCAGCCTGATCAGCCCCGATCAGCTCGCTACATCTTAAAGGATTATGTCAAT GGAAAGCTTCTGTTTTGCCATCCTCCTCCACACATCAAGGCTGAAGACTTCCAACCGCAGCACAGCAAGTTTCAGAGGAGAGACGCCGACATGTCTCATTTCTCCACGGCAACGAACACGCAGGGGAAAATCAAGAGAATCGAAAATGTTGTTGATAAGAACTTCTTTCATCAG GAGAACGTGCGCGCTCTCACCAAAGGAGTCCAGTCCATTATGGGTTACAAACCAGGCAGTGGACCTGTCGCACAAGACAGCTCTAAACCCCAGCAGGGAAAACCCTGGAAGATGCACGGCAACAAGAACAAGAAGCAAAAGTTACGCAGGAGCACTAAGCATCTGGATGCCTGA
- the lsg1 gene encoding large subunit GTPase 1 homolog isoform X2 — MGKKKAGGGVGLGRALIKERLQASRGNKRGDSWLHTSELNDGYDWGRLNLQSVTEQSSMDDFLATAELAGTEFVAEKLNIEFVPAEARAGILRKEEKIRLRKLHEENKHFLRIPRRPHWDESTSPEALQQDEKDSFLLWRRTLAKLEEEQKLILTPFEKNLEFWRQLWRVIERSDIVVQIVDARNPSLFRCADLESYVKEVSPDKVNMLLVNKADLLSREQRKIWARFFEKEGLRAVFWSALAEGNRLDAEEKGMEVDDPECGESDPEEDELPCNEDLSNKGAAGENVGNQEESEEEENPQESVTVDEEDWHTCSEDEEEGDGGTPTSSNQTFHNSSRLLRKDELLDIFKAVHKGPKCKEGQLTVGLVGYPNVGKSSTINTILRNKKVSVSATPGHTKHFQTLYVEPGLCLCDCPGLVMPSFVSTKAEMICSGILPIDQMRDHVPAISHVCQTIPRHVLEGTYGINIIRPREDEDPDRPPTSEELLTAYGYMRGFMTSHGQPDQPRSARYILKDYVNGKLLFCHPPPHIKAEDFQPQHSKFQRRDADMSHFSTATNTQGKIKRIENVVDKNFFHQENVRALTKGVQSIMGYKPGSGPVAQDSSKPQQGKPWKMHGNKNKKQKLRRSTKHLDA; from the exons ATGGGGAAGAAAAAGGCCGGCGGGGGAGTGGGACTGGGGAGAGCTCTGATCAAAGAAAGGCTCCAAGCAAGCCGAGGAAACAAGAGAGGGGACTCGTGG CTACATACAAGTGAACTGAACGATGGCTACGACTGGGGGCGACTAAACCTCCAATCAGTGACAGAGCAGAGCTCTATGGATGACTTTCTGGCCACTGCTGAGTTAGCAGGGACAGAGTTTGTTGCAg AGAAACTCAACATTGAATTTGTGCCAGCTGAAGCCAGAGCTGGCATAttgagaaaagaggagaaaattcGGCTGAGGAAGCTGCacgaagaaaataaacatttcttaagAATTCCTCGTCG TCCACATTGGGATGAAAGTACAAGTCCAGAAGCGCTTCAGCAGGACGAAAAAGACAGCTTCTTGCTGTGGAGAAGAACACTTGCAAA acTGGAAGAGGAACAGAAGTTAATTCTGACCCCATTTGAGAAAAATCTTGAATTCTGGAGGCAGCTGTGGAGAGTGATTGAGAGAAG TGACATCGTTGTCCAGATTGTTGATGCCAGAAATCCTTCACTGTTCAGATGTGCTGATCTG GAGTCGTATGTGAAGGAAGTGTCGCCAGATAAAGTGAACATGCTTCTAGTGAACAAGGCCGACCTCCTGAGCAGAGAGCAGAGAAAAATCTGGGCCAGATTCTTTGAGAAAGAGGGTCTGAGAGCAGTTTTCTGGTCTGCACTTGCTGAAGGGAACAGGCTGGATGCAGAAGAAAAG GGCATGGAAGTGGATGATCCAGAGTGTGGAGAGAGTGATCCAGAGGAAGACGAACTGCCTTGTAATGAAGACTTAAGCAATAAAGGAGCAGCTGGTGAAAATGTGGGAAATCAGGAAGAGAGTGAGGAAGAGGAAAACCCACAGGAAAGTGTAACTGTTGATGAAGAGGACTGGCACACGTGCTcagaagatgaagaggaaggAGATGGAGGAACTCCCACATCATCCAATCAAACATTCCACAATTCCAGTCGACTTCTACGTAAGGATGAGCTGCTCGACATTTTTAAGGCTGTGCACAAAGGACCCAAATGTAAAGAGGGACAGCTGACAGTTGGACTGGTGG GATATCCCAACGTAGGAAAAAGTTCCACCATCAACACTATTTTAAGGAACAAGAAGGTTTCCGTATCAGCCACACCTGGACACACTAAGCACTTTCAG aCTTTGTATGTGGAGCCGGGCCTGTGCCTCTGTGACTGCCCTGGTTTGGTGATGCCCTCCTTCGTTTCCACCAAAGCTGAGATGATCTGCTCAGGGATTCTGCCCATAGACCAGATGAGAGATCACGTACCTGCAATCTCCCAT GTGTGCCAGACGATTCCTCGGCATGTGTTAGAAGGCACATATGGGATTAACATCATCAGACCACGAGAGGATGAAGATCCTGACAGGCCTCCCACCTCAGAAGAGCTGCTGACAGCGTACGGAT ACATGAGGGGTTTTATGACGTCACACGGGCAGCCTGATCAGCCCCGATCAGCTCGCTACATCTTAAAGGATTATGTCAAT GGAAAGCTTCTGTTTTGCCATCCTCCTCCACACATCAAGGCTGAAGACTTCCAACCGCAGCACAGCAAGTTTCAGAGGAGAGACGCCGACATGTCTCATTTCTCCACGGCAACGAACACGCAGGGGAAAATCAAGAGAATCGAAAATGTTGTTGATAAGAACTTCTTTCATCAG GAGAACGTGCGCGCTCTCACCAAAGGAGTCCAGTCCATTATGGGTTACAAACCAGGCAGTGGACCTGTCGCACAAGACAGCTCTAAACCCCAGCAGGGAAAACCCTGGAAGATGCACGGCAACAAGAACAAGAAGCAAAAGTTACGCAGGAGCACTAAGCATCTGGATGCCTGA